In Nitrospirota bacterium, the following are encoded in one genomic region:
- a CDS encoding CBS domain-containing protein: protein MRRGVIITSPDAEAHEAASIMAKRKISGLPVVSEGKLIGIITTTDILHAFVRLSVKEKS, encoded by the coding sequence ATGAGACGTGGTGTCATCATCACCTCTCCTGATGCCGAGGCTCATGAAGCTGCTTCCATCATGGCAAAAAGAAAGATCAGCGGGTTGCCTGTTGTGAGTGAGGGAAAGCTCATTGGGATTATTACGACCACTGACATTTTACACGCTTTTGTCAGGCTATCAGTAAAAGAAAAATCATGA